The stretch of DNA TGCCGGGCCACCTCGATGACCGATAGGATGCCGGGCTCCGCCTGCTCGCTCGCCACATACGCGTACTTGCCGTCCGGGCTGAAGGCGATCCCGCGGGGGTTCTTCGCGACCGGGATGGTTGCCACGACCTTGAGGGCCGAGGTATCGATGACCGAGATGGTGCTGGATGTCTCGTTGGAGACGTAGGCCAGGCGACCATCGGGGCTGAGGACAATCGATTCGGGTTCGGTCTGAACCTCGATGGTGGCCATCACTGTGCCGGTTTTAGTATTGATCACCGTAACTGTTCCACCGTTCTCGTTCACCGCGTACAGGCGGGCTCCGTCGGAACTGAGCGCTACCCCCTCGGGATCGACGCCGGCAGGCCACGTTTCCACGACCTTACCGGCCTCGGAATCGATGACACTGATGTCGTCGGAATTACCGTTGGCAATATACACGCGATGTCGGTCCGGCGAAATCGCCACACCCCTCGGTCGCTTGCCCACCGTGATAGTCTGGACAACCTTCTGGGTTGCGGTGTCAATGACCGATACGTCATCCGATTTTTCATTCGTCGCATAGGCCATCAGTCCAGCCGCGGC from Candidatus Methylomirabilota bacterium encodes:
- a CDS encoding beta-propeller fold lactonase family protein; protein product: MLKTFHQSCRFLVIVLLLWFAHISSAAAAGLMAYATNEKSDDVSVIDTATQKVVQTITVGKRPRGVAISPDRHRVYIANGNSDDISVIDSEAGKVVETWPAGVDPEGVALSSDGARLYAVNENGGTVTVINTKTGTVMATIEVQTEPESIVLSPDGRLAYVSNETSSTISVIDTSALKVVATIPVAKNPRGIAFSPDGKYAYVASEQAEPGILSVIEVARHRVIKKIPVGERPVGVVVTRDGRKVYVAHGRTNAVYVIDASTLTITKQIPVGQRAWYLAFTPDEQRLYVACGRSDAVSVIDVAGEKVIATVPVGKMPFAVGISK